The Quercus lobata isolate SW786 chromosome 4, ValleyOak3.0 Primary Assembly, whole genome shotgun sequence genome segment GATAACAAAACTGCAGACCTTTTTCGAAATCTCATGGCCCTTGAGCAGTGTCATTATCCAAAAGAAGCTTACATATGCAATTATATCTTGCTATTGGATTTTCTTATCAACAATAAAGACGATGTGGAGTTGCTTGTTGAGGAAGGAATTATTGTCCACTCGTTAGGCAGCAATGAAGCAGTTGCCGAAATGGTTAACAAACTTGGCCACGAAATTGTGGAAGTAAATTCCTATTACCATGATGTTGCTGAAGATCTTAATAGTTACTACCGTAACTTGTGGAATCAAAATATGGCATCCTTGAAAACAGTATATTTTCGGGATGTTTTGAGAGGAACAGCAACTGTTGTTGGGATAATAGTCCATGTGGTAACTATCATGAATTTCCTTAGGCCTTTTGTCTTCAAgcatatttaagttttgtttcTGAAATATTATCATGTTAGTTAGAAGTTTGGCATTGCAAGTAGCtgattttgaatttgtgaatcTGTTTAGTTTGTGTTATTATTTCCTTTCTAAAAAGTTCAACTTTGTACTTCAAATTTTGGATGTTCCAAACGTTGTTTCAGTACCGATCTAGAGTTCTTATTTTTCCTGAAGTAAagtttgtgtgttttgtgtTCCCTAATATATACATGAGTTATATATACCCTTTTCAGTTTAACATCAGATTGTATTACACCAATAATTGCATTCTTCTGCCGGTCAGAGTGTATAAGAGTTTCTTTACAGACTAATTTTTGACAGACCAATTACGGGTCACAGAACATCGTTAATTAGTAAACTCAGACTAATGATCCACTTGCTCTGGGATGTCCAAGAAGATTAAACAGGGTTCAACAGTCCCTATTGGTAGggatggcaacgggtcgggttcgggccgggtttttgCATACCCGGGCCCGACCCGCGGGCCAAGACCCTAAACCCGGATCCGGCCCGAATATTaatcgggtttttttttttttttccggagCCCAGACCCGCCCCACCGGGCCCCGTTTAACCTGTTGGGCCCAAATCTGGcccaactaatttttttttttttaaagcccaTTGAGCTGTTTTTTGCCAGATTGAAGCCCATTCATTGGGCAGCCAATTTAAGCCCATTCAAGGCATTATTAGGCAGCCAATTCAAGCCCATTTAAGGCATTATTAGGCAGCCAATTCAAGCCCATTCATTGGGCAGCCAATTTAAGCCCATTCAAGGCATTATTAGGCAGCCAATTCAAGCCCATTCATTGGGCAGCCAATAAATCATaactataaatcaataaatcaccaAACATCAATAcatctataaatcaataaatcataactaaaatcaccaactaaacataacaataaaataaatccaatcAGTCCAAGAACTAAGTATCAAAAGTCCAACAAgttcaagaaattcaaaaataaaaagttacaaaacaaatCCTACAAGTGtaagaaattacaaaatgtCTTATCCtccacaaaccaacaaattaaaaaggctaaaaaattacaaaatgctaaaaaggcttaaaataattacaaaccaacaaattaatccaacaagtttaagaaattaaaaaggttactaaattaatacaaaatgtcTAATCATCCATAATTGTGACACAACTCCCATCCTCTTCATTAGGCTCCCCATCATCAAGAATTGTTTGAAGGGTACAATCTCCGGACATAGTTGAAGAACCTATGTCCATCTCCGTTTGTttgtgtctgtgtttgtgtCTTCCATCTCCGTTTTAGGATTTGGATTCCCAACAAACACAAAAGTGGGGATGCATATTCAGAGCATTGATATTTCTATGTTAATAACAATATTAATCAAAACAGAAAGaacaaaatagaacaaaaatttgattCGGCTTCCTTACCTTATGCGAAGAAAGAATGGATTTAATTGGAATCCCAAAACCACAAGCAGCCTCAGTCCACACTAACCAACACAAATCTGTACAGAGAAAACAACGGAGACAAGAACCGGTTAGACAACATGTCTACAATTTCAAATcatcaaaaccccatttttaaaaaatccaaaccctATTGAACTCCAAGctgattaataaattaaaaaaaaaaaaacccagttcatattattatttattttgaactcccataaacttaaaattaaaaatacaaaaacaatgaagCTGAACTAGATATAAATGTTAGGATAATAACAATATTAATCAAAAcagaaagaacaaaataaaacaaaattttgattcaGCTTCCTTACCTTATGTGAAGAAAGAATGGATTTAATTGGAATCCCAAAACCACAAGCAGCCTCAGTCCACACTAACCAACACAAATCTGTACAGAGAAAACAACAGAGACAAGAAACGGTTAGCCAACATGTCTACAATTTCAAATcatcaaaaccccatttttaaaaaatccaaaccctATTGAACTCCAagctgattaaaaaaaataataataaaacccagttcatattattatttattttgaactcccataaacttaaaattaaaaatacaaaaacaatgaagctcaacaacattacaaaaaaaaaaaaaaaaaaaaaaaaaaaaaagaaccggTGACACAAACCTGGAGATGAGCTGCGGAGTGAGGGAGAGCCGGTGACCGGAGATGAGCTGCCGAGTGAGGGAGAGCCGGACCTGTGGGTCGACGGTCAGCCACattacaacaaccaaaaaaaaaaaaaagaaccggTGACACAAACCTGGAGATGAGCTGCGAAGTGAGGGAGACTGGGAGAGCCGGTGACTGGAGATGGGCTACGGAGTAAAAGAGAGCCAGTCGGAGTCTGAGTGAGGGAGTGAGGGAGAGCTGCGTGAGGGAGTGAGGGAGAGCTGCGTGCTACGTGAGGGAGTGAAGGAGAGCTGCGTGAGGGAGCTGAGGGAGACCTGAGGGAGAGCTGCGTGAGGGAGGCTGAGTGATTTCAGATTTGGGGATTACCGGGTTAGGGATTTAGGTTAGAATtataggtttatatatataaagggcaTTTTAGTAATTTAGGGTACCGGGTTTTAAACGGGGCGGGTTTCGGGTCGGTTTTCGGGTTTTTTCAATAAAACCCGGACCCGCCtcgggttttttttaaaaaatccatacccgaccctatcCTTAATCGGACCGGGTAAAATCCGGCCCATTAGAGTCGGGTCGGACCGGATACCCGCGGGTAGGGCcgaaattgccatccctacctaTTGGAACCAGTGCTGGCTCAATGACAACACCTAAAAGCATCCACATTGGTAGTCATAAATTTAGTAATTTGGTTccataaaaagttaatttatttattttatcttttcacTCTACAAAACATTTAATATTAGTGGTTCTATATTTTTAgcttttcatttaaatattatttctttattaattttttattatttctttcacaaCTCACTTTATctgtctctccctctctcatctGAAGATTTTGAAGACCAACTAGCAAACCCATGGCCCACAACCACCTCCACTACCGCCCACAACACACAGCCGCCTCCACTGCCCACCGGCCACCATTACCACAACCCAAATCCaccaaatttgtaataaaatcatcttaaaaaccaaccaaaattcaacaaacccacaaatccTCCAACAAATCCACCATATCAACACCACAAAATCCATCCCATAACCAAAAAGCACCACCTAAAATCATTCCAAACCCAATTACAACACCACTGCCACaaccaacaacaaccacaactcCTACCCACAACCACGGCAAAAGACCTATAAAGCAAAGCCATTTACTAACCCATGCAACTGCCATCAACAACCCAATCGATCTTGACCACCAACACAAAcccccaaacaaaaacacaGCTCGATCTCGACCACAATCACCACATTGAAACCCATCCAAACCCACGAAATCCAGCCACACCACCATTGACCCATGAAACCCAGCCAAACCCAACCAAAATCTACTGCCACAAACCCACTACCACAGCCAAAATCCACCACCATCAAACCTGCAAACTATTAAACCTGAAATCCATGGCTTGGGCTATAGTGCATAACTATAGATGGTTGTGCACTATTGCTAAggagttaaaaattttaagtttggcTCCACCATTGCAGCttactttttgaaattgatggtgctaaaaatagcaatatgacATTTTAGCACCATTAATAATAATGCTCTAAGCCACTTAGAGCTAGGCCTTATCctaaatttctttttgaagGTTTCAAGGCTccattaaacaaacaaaaaggtaccaaaattatactaaaaatccaaaaatggtAGGATAATagctaatttttcattttttaaaaaaactgtgtgtgtgtggggtgtAGGGTGGGGAGTGTTGGGTGAAGAAGGTATCCTGTGGGTCTCACATGTCAGTAAGACAGTAAACGCATATGCCCGTTTCatccaaaattttttcttttgcgCGCGCACGGGGAGAGAGGTTGCATCATTTCTATATCTTTAGGAAGTCTTCTTAAATATTGAGCCAATTGAAatcctttaaaaatatatatattatgagttAGAATGAATGTATCAAATAACCATTGAAAGTCAATTTTCCTAACAACTTGTAAAAGAGAAATTGATAAAACCTATATACAAAAactttataacattttttttttttaatcttaaaaagCAAGAAGAATGAGTTATAAACAGGAGGAAatattaaaagttaaataaaaactatttagatataaaaaatcattaaaatctATCTTAAATGTATTGTACTAACCCTAATTTGTCCTTAGCTTTCTCCTCCTATTTTGTCTGTACCTTTAGCTCATCTAGCTTCTAGGTAAGGGTAAGGAGGTTGTCTAATCAACCTTGTATCGCCTCTTTAGTCTTTGACCTTGTTTGAACATGCCCCTGAACGTCTTGAGAAAGGTCTTTTACTATGTAGACACTGTTGAGCTTTTGTTTCTTTCGATTCATCAAGCTATCCATGTACGAATTCCTGAAGTTATTGTACTTATTACATTCATTTTTCTCATCACGTTTTCCTAGGGGAAAACTTTTACCGAATGTGTCAACTACTGTGAATCTGTGACCAAAGAGAGACTTGTAGCCAACATATGTGTAACTTAGTTGAATAATATTCTGTTAtcttttattagaaaaattagTGTTTAAATCAGTCTCTCCGTTGTTATAAATAGGATCCGGTTAATGTATGTCTTTAAGATATACATTAACATTTAaccattcattttaaaaatattattatagagaattgaaaaaactgttaaaatagttaattacttttcattgttttataataatttattaatatatgctcTAAAAACACATgttaataaatttcaaataaataagtggattaaaaaataaaattgttagtCGCAATAAATTTTGCATTGACTCAAGTGCTTCTTTCTAAATAATTGGTATTAGTTGGAGGAAGGGAAGGTGGGGTTGAGTACCTAACCCTTAGTAAGaaaaatgctaacgagtgtcttTAGGACACtgattaataatctatttaaagaaaatttttatgaaaaataaaaaaaatgtaattaatattttgacaactttttctaTTCCCTataaaaatggtatcaaaattttcttaaaatgaattattaatgaGTGTCTTAAAAGAATTTATTAGCATGAGCTAATTAGTAATTAGCTCAATAAAAGTAACTTCGTGCACCTATATATGGTACACATTCAATCACAATAGAACCTATCACGTGGCAGGCACGTGCAACTGAATCTGTGTTTTATGTGGGCACACATCTCTTATGAATGTGACTATTTCTTTGAACAAGATAGACGGCAAAAATAGCCCAATatcattatttttggaaattgttagtgtattatcacttttatttttggaaattattagtgtgttatcactttttttttttaacttaagtttaaaaaaatcaagaacttATTTGGTAGAACAtcttaaatatatgtttttagtttttaaacaatatcatAGTATTTCTATACACTTTTTTACCTATACgtacttcaaaaaaatataagtaataTTACCCAAATTCCTATATCAATCAAgctcaaatattaaaaaaaaattatattaaataagtatactttttttttagaaatatattaagaGTGCTGTACAGCACTTgttaatgtgataaaatttaaaataaattattcactttttttaggaatataaaaaaaattaaatatgtatTAAATGTGTGTCAGTTTATATAGAAAaagtcaaattattttacaaaattacagctaaaaagtaaaaatttcatcaattttccATGCAGTGGGATTTGTAATAGATCATAAATGAACCACAACTGGTTTATTAACAGGTGTTGGCTGACACCTGTTAACATAGTCCATATATTAAATAGGATTTTGTTAATGTGTGCgggtacacaataattttcatttttgaaaaaaattttcaaaaattaaaaaaatattaacaattttttttaaaaatattttcaaaaatgagTAGCGTGTGCCCTTAGCACACATTAACCAAACTCTATTAAATAAGTCTGCTTGGAACTCGAGattaagaaaaatgataaacccACATCGTGTGGCGAAAAATTCATTGGAATATGCAGAGTGGGTGATGATGAAGCGTGTCGAAATGGGTGGACACTTTTCAACCCACAAGGCATGCGTCCTTCTGACACAGCCCTCTCAGAAGAGGACTCTACATGCATAAAGTCATTGAAGTACCGTACCTCTATGAACCTTTCCCACGTGAACCtgacaaaagacaaaaaaaaaagagaaacccaCACATCGTGTGGCGAAATATTCATTGGAATATGCAGAGTGGGTGATGAAGTGTGATGATGAAGTACTGTACCTCTATCAATATGATGGACACATCAAACCAATGTTCCACGTGTGGAGCTTCTTTTCCCTTTGCTCTGTtgtactctcttttcttttccctttgccCAGGATAGACTCTAGTACTGTTTCTTTCTACCATTCTTTGAGAATAAGATGCAAGTGATTCCAGCAGTTCGGCCCCTGGTTGAAGGCAGCACCGTTTGTCCCGTCTAGGAAGTATGTGGTGAAAGTGCCTGGAATCTTCAATGCTAAAAAAGCTGATGCAGCGACGGCAAAGCCCAGAATAGCGAAGCAAAcactggtggtggtggtccGGTCAGGCAAGCTTGCGCCAGAAATTGTGAGGTCcgaaaatatttttacaacaccaGAAAGTATTTTGCTGGAAAAGGAAGGTTTTGATGTTCACAAGGCAGAAAACAAGGAGCCGGATTTACAGGAGGCAAATATTCAAGATACAAGGCAGTCAACTAtggaaggagaaaaagaagatgtgACAATACAACATGCTGGGTCAGCCAAAGAAATGGTGTCAGGACAGACTTTTGAAGATGTATTAGGTGAGATAGATAAAGAAATAGGAAAGTATGATTCTAGAAGTGTAGGGGCAACAGGTTCTGAAGTTAGCATGGGAAAGGAAAATTTGGTGGGCCACCCAAATATCAAGGAAGCCATGTTGCCGTGTACACCATCAAGGCCAGCCCACTTGTTTTTTTCTCCTAGGGTACCTTTGGCAGATATTCCAAATTCTTTGGTCAGTCACGGGTCTGTGGAGGGCACATGGAAAAGAATTCCTAGAATTGGGTTGATAGCTGATGCATGTATGTCTGAGGCAGTGGGAGGGAAAAGAAGTTTAGGAAGTGACTCAAACCAAACTGAgctacccaaaaaaagaagggttTCAAAGGAAggtgtaataaaaaataagatattgACAGAGGCTGTAATCAGTCCTACCAAAAGTAATGAGTCTGTTATTATGAAACTGTCGTGGGTTTGGAAACCCACGTATAGAGAATGAGTTTGTCAGTTTATTACAGACAAAAGATCCCTCTGTCGTGTTTATAGCCGAAACATAGGCAGATGAAGCAAGGTTAGATCGTACTTTGAGTAAGATTAATTTTGATCAGAAGTGGGTGGTTCCAAGGCAAAATAGAGGCGGtggtttagttttgttttggaaaaattcGATTAATGTTGATGTGATAGATTCTCATAGGTATTTTATTAACACGGTCATTGATGGGAACACTGCAAATGCTTGGCGATTCACCGGATTTTATGGCGAGCCCGAAACCCATAGGAGGAGTGAGGCATGGAGCAAATTGAGAAGCCTAAATTCTAGAATGAATATTCCTCGGATTTGTGgtggagattttaatgaaattgttcGTAAAGAGGAAAAATGGGGTGGGATTTCTAGAGATCACAATCAAATGCAATTATTCCGAGATGTGATCGATGAATGTCAATTTATGGATATGGGATATGTGGGGCCTAAATTCACATGGGTCAAACACTATGCTGATGGGCATTCTATAAGAATAAGATTGGATCGATGCTTGGCTACAAATTCTTGGTTCCAAAAATTCCCAGGTACGAGAATTCACCATCTTAGTTGTATGTCTTCGGATCATTCTCctattttgatcaatttgtcAGGGTTGCCTGAACCTAGGAAGAAGAGATGTTTTAGGTTCGAAGAAATGTGGTTATCGGATCCAACTTGTGGTGAAACGGTTGAGAAAGTTTGGAGTAATACAAGGGAGCCGAACCTAAGCATAGCTATTCTGAAAAAAGTGGCTAAATGTGAACAAGAGTTAACATGGTGGAATAAGCACAACTTTGGGCACGTGAGAAGGGAGTTAGAGATTAAGAAGAAACAACTTGTATTGGCTGAGAATGAGGCTATAGTGAGTGGGAATAATACTCGGGTTAGAAGTCTGAGAGAGGAGATTAACTCTCTACAAGATCGGGAATCAAGGATGTAGTGTCAAATATCAAGGGTGCTGTGGTTAAGCAAAGGGGACAACAACACAGCTTTTTTCCATAGCAAGGCTACAAAGAGATTTAGAAAGAATCTAATCAGAGGGATAACAGATCGAAATGGAGCCTGGTTGACCGACCAAGAGGAAATAGGGCATGTGATGGAAAGTTACTACAAAGACCTTTTCTCCACCTCCAATCCGATCCTTGTAGCTGAATCTCTAGAGAAAATCCCATGCAGGGTGACTAATGAGATGAATGTGGAACTGATGAAGGAATTTACAGAATTGGAAGTCAAGGAAGCCTTGAATCAGATGGCTCCCCTAAAGGCTCCGGGTCCGGATGGTATGCCTCTATTGTTTTACCAACATTTTTGGGCGACGATGCAGCATGATGTTACTTCAGCCATCCTCTCATGGTTGAATTTAGGTACCCTACCCGAACCAATTAACCATACTCTCATTACTCTCATTCCTAAAATTGCTAATCCTGAACATGTGTCTGAGTTTCGTCCcattagtctttgtaatgtCTTTTACAAGATTTATTCTAAGGTCTTagcaaatagattgaaaattttttacctCTCTTAATTACTGAACATCAATCTGCCTTTGCTAAGGAAAGACTTATTTCAGACAATATTATGGTTGCTTTTGAGACCTTTCACCATATGAAGCAACATAATTCAAGGAAGCATGGGTTTATGGCTATCAAATTAGACATGAGTAAAGCCTATGATCGGGTGGAATGGGTGTATCTGGAGAGGCTTTTGGAAAAAATGGGTTTCTGTGATAGATGGGTAGCTCTTATGATGAGTTGCGTAAAATCAATGTCGTATTCTATCATGGTGAATGGTGAGCCAACTGGGATGATCTATCCAAAGAGAGGAATTAGACAAGGAGACCCACTatctcctttccttttccttttatgtaCGGAAGGACTTCATGCTCTCATAAAACACTCGGCGAGGAATGGGGATATTAAGGGTTTTTCCTTGTGCAAACGAGGCCCAAAGCTAAcccacttattttttgcagatgatagcttgCTTTTCCGTGGGTCAATTCCTGAGGATTGCCATAATGTGCTAAAGATTTTGGGTGAATATGAGGCTTGGTCAGggcaaaaaattaacaaagagaAGACCGCAATTTTCTTTAGCAAATCTACCACGGATGAAGCAAAATCAAGCATAAAGAACCTCTTCCAAGTCCAAGAAGTGAAGTcctatgagaaatatttggggcTCCCCTCTTTTGTTGGGAGGGGAAAAAAGGCTAGCTTCAACTACATAAAAGAAAGGGTTTGGAGGAAACTGCAAGGATGGGAGGGTAAATTGTTATCTCAAGCAGGGAGAGAGGTCTTAATCAAAGCTGTGATCCAAGCTATCCCTACTTATGCTATGGGATGCTTTGAATTGCCATTGGGACTCTGTGACGATATTGAAGCAATGATTaagaagttttggtgggggcaaagaggaaatagaagaaaaattcaCTGGATCCGGTGGAGCGAATTGACTAAATCCAAAATGGTGGGTGGAATGGGTTTTCGCGACTTGGCTCATTTTAATGACGCCCTTTTGGCGAAACGAGCGTGGCGGCTTCTGCACAACAAGGAAACCCTCTTTTACAAAGTTTTTAAGGCCAAGTTCTTCCCCAACACTTCTCTTTTAGAAGCTAAGGAAATAAGTTCGGGATCCtatgcttggaagagtattCTTTACGGCCGTGATGTTATCCTTGACGGTGCTTGTTGGAGGGTGGGGAATGGAAAGTCCATAAAAATATGGCAACACCATTGGCTACCTCGAAAACATCCAACCAAGATCCTCTCTCCAGTGGTGGAAACAATGGAAGAAGCCACAGTGGATAGCTTAATTAATGAAGAAACGAGAACTTGGAATGTTGCTATGATTGATGGAATTTTTGCTCCACAAGAAGTTGAGGAAATAAAGAACATCCCACTGGCTAGAGAAGACTCTAAAGACTCTCTGTATTGGCCGTGGGAGCATGATGGGAGGTATAGTTGCAAAACGGGCTACCGCTTCTTGAAGGAAGATGAAGTTGGTTTTCAAGTGCCTGTGCACCAAAAGCATGAGGAAGGGTTATGGAAGAAGGTTTGGGCCCTTGACtgtccaaataaaataaaaaatctcatctGGAGAGCTAGCCGTAACTCTCTCCCTACTAAGTGCAATCTATATAGACGAACGGTCATTACAGAACACTGCTGTGACCGATGTAAAGAAGAATCTGAAGACATGTTGCATGCAATGTGGAGTTGCAAAAAACTGGATGGGGTTTGGGGAGCAAACAGTGTGTGGAATTTTCGGAATCAACAGAGCTTTACAAGTTTTAGTGAGCTTTTGGCCTGGGTCTTCGATCATCAAAGGAATCCGGATCTGTTTGCCTTCATTATCTGGTCTATTTGGCACCAAAGGAACCAGCTTCGGACTCAACAAGCTCATCGTCCCTTACAACAAATTCCTCAGTGGGCACATGACTGTTTCAGTGAGTTTCAAGCGTTGAAAGAAGCACCATTACCCAGTAGACAGTTGTGAAGAATAAGATGGAAACCTCCAGACCAGGGAACGCTCAAAATCAACTTTGATGGCGCCATCCTCACCGAGGAAAAATGTTCCGGACTGGGAGTTGTGATCCACGACGAGAAGGGCCTTGTTCTGGCCTCCATGGCAGCTCGGATTCCACAGCAACTCCGGCCTGAGGAGATCGAAGCTCTAGCTGCGTCCAAAGCCCTTGAGTTCGCAAGAGATTTGGATGTCACTGATGCAATCTTGGAAGGTGATTCTCTAATGGTAATGTCGGCTCTGAAGCTCAAGAATTTTGGTCTTGCTCCGTTTGGGTTGTTGTTACAAGACTCTGTAGTCTTTTCTTCATGTTTCACAAAATTGTCCTACTCTCACACTAAGAGAGAGGGCAACACAGTAGCACATAATTTGGCAAAATTAGCTTTTAATTGTACAAGTTGTGTAAtttggatggaagatgttccaCTTGTTGTAATGCCTTCTTACCAGACTGACTTAGCTggtattttctaattttatgatagtactgtttctcaaaaaaaaagaaaaaaaaaaaaaagatgcaagTGATTCAGGTCTTGTaatgtttaccaaaaaaaaatcaggtcATGTGTGAGTGGATCCTGTTTCTGTTCTAGTTACTatacaaataataaaaacaagtcAGGAAAACATTTATCATTCATGGGGTGTGGCCCTTCATTTTGACTATTTTTACCTGCCAACTTATGTAGTTGAAAGTGACAACAGtaatcattcttcttcttctttcttattttattttttgttttttaattttgtttttctaactAAAAATGGTTTTTTCCGGTATGTACTCAGCATCCCTACGCTTTGTGATGATAATGAGTAATATATTTACCGGTATCACTCGAGTAACAATGAGATGTGTAACTATTCAAATCCCACAACTTTTGCAAGCACGAATGATAGGAAACGATGACTTCCTATGGTTGAACCACACCTCTTGGGTGGTCATTAATCATTCTTGTCttcagagagagaaaaaaagaaaaggactaTGGCATTGGTCCTTGTTACTAATGAACAAATTGATGGTCGTAATTTGTAAGTTTGTCAGAAAGATGTCATAGTTATGAAGTTCGTTGTGTTTGCTCTGTTTGTTGATG includes the following:
- the LOC115985061 gene encoding uncharacterized protein LOC115985061, coding for MESYYKDLFSTSNPILVAESLEKIPCRVTNEMNVELMKEFTELEVKEALNQMAPLKAPGPDDNIMVAFETFHHMKQHNSRKHGFMAIKLDMSKAYDRVEWVYLERLLEKMGFCDRWVALMMSCVKSMSYSIMVNGEPTGMIYPKRGIRQGDPLSPFLFLLCTEGLHALIKHSARNGDIKGFSLCKRGPKLTHLFFADDSLLFRGSIPEDCHNVLKILGEYEAWSGQKINKEKTAIFFSKSTTDEAKSSIKNLFQVQEVKSYEKYLGLPSFVGRGKKASFNYIKERVWRKLQGWEGKLLSQAGREVLIKAVIQAIPTYAMGCFELPLGLCDDIEAMIKKFWWGQRGNRRKIHWIRWSELTKSKMVGGMGFRDLAHFNDALLAKRAWRLLHNKETLFYKVFKAKFFPNTSLLEAKEISSGSYAWKSILYGRDVILDGACWRVGNGKSIKIWQHHWLPRKHPTKILSPVVETMEEATVDSLINEETRTWNVAMIDGIFAPQEVEEIKNIPLAREDSKDSLYWPWEHDGRYSCKTGYRFLKEDEVGFQVPVHQKHEEGLWKKNTAVTDVKKNLKTCCMQCGVAKNWMGFGEQTVCGIFGINRALQVLVSFWPGSSIIKGIRICLPSLSGLFGTKGTSFGLNKLIVPYNKFLSGHMTVSGTLKINFDGAILTEEKCSGLGVVIHDEKGLVLASMAARIPQQLRPEEIEALAASKALEFARDLDVTDAILEGDSLMVMSALKLKNFGLAPFGLLLQDSVVFSSCFTKLSYSHTKREGNTVAHNLAKLAFNCTSCVIWMEDVPLVVMPSYQTDLAGIF